In the genome of Cercospora beticola chromosome 2, complete sequence, one region contains:
- a CDS encoding uncharacterized protein (SMCOG1001:short-chain dehydrogenase/reductase SDR~antiSMASH:Cluster_9), translated as MASPVYTLTEATAKPPQNSTILITGAASGIGLATAVYLHKPEYKNNIIALDKSPKPPAISELTSSSRFLYISCDVLSWTSQRDAFASGAKKFGGIDHVFVNAGVAEYGEQIWTDHYDEKGELAEPNRICIDVDIRAVGDTLKLAMYHLRNDSEPGKQKGSGNGRGGTIVMTASLAGYLASAGAPLYSAAKHGVVGYLRALKGDCAKTGIAISVIAPGITTTPILSGVKPGQTLEDWSEKMSARGVPINTPHSIGLTVANLMGQGQKSNGQGVLIQGNKMQELEGGIAKNRVIWMGKEMLELFRGGRNAPLFPNKL; from the exons ATGGCATCACCAGTGTATACGCTTACAGAGGCAACCGCCAAACCACCACAAAACAGCACAATTCTCATCACAGGCGCCGCAAG TGGCATTGGGCTTGCAACAGCCGTCTATCTTCATAAACCAGAATACAAGAACAACATCATCGCACTCGACAAATCTCCTAAGCCACCTGCAATCTCAGAACTCACAAGCTCTTCCCGCTTTCTGTACATTTCTTGCGACGTTCTTTCCTGGACTTCCCAACGCGACGCCTTCGCATCCGGAGCCAAGAAATTCGGCGGCATCGACCATGTGTTCGTCAatgctggtgttgctgagTACGGCGAGCAAATCTGGACTGATCACTATGACGAAAAGGGCGAGCTAGCAGAACCGAATCGGATATGTATCGATGTTGATATCCGTGCTGTGGGCGATACGCTCAAATTGGCAATGTACCACCTCCGCAACGATTCAGAACCTGGAAAGCAAAAAGGCTCTGGTAATGGGCGAGGAGGGACGATTGTGATGACGGCCTCATTGGCTGGGTACCTTGCTTCTGCGGGAGCACCGCTATACTCGGCTGCCAAGCATGGAGTGGTCGGTTATTTGCGCGCTTTGAAGGGAGACTGTGCCAAAACCGGTATTGCGATCTCTGTGATAGCCCCAGGCATAACTACAACCCCTATCCTAAGCGGCGTAAAACCTGGTCAGACTTTGGAAGATTGGAGCGAGAAGATGTCTGCCCGTGGAGTGCCGATCAACACACCGCATTCGATCGGGCTGACCGTAGCCAACCTGATGGGCCAAGGGCAGAAGAGCAATGGGCAAGGTGTTTTGATCCAAGGGAACAAGATGCAGGAGCTAGAAGGTGGTATTGCGAAGAACAGAGTCATATGGATGGGCAAGGAGATGTTGGAGCTCTTCCGAGGAGGCAGAAATGCGCCGCTGTTCCCTAACAAGCTGTAG
- a CDS encoding uncharacterized protein (MEROPS:MER0000836~antiSMASH:Cluster_9) — MATPTTPGVFINAEGKKTFVPLENNPEVFTDLIKRLGVSSDIGFYDVYSIDDPGLLSMVPRPVHALIFISPGNVYWSVRKVHDGYDGQTRTLTYDASGEDEPVMWFRQTIGNACGLYSLIHAVGNGSSKGFITKDSLIDRLLKEAVPLKRVDRANVLYNSRELEEAHMASAVQGDSRAPLAAEPLGHHFITFTKGKDGHLYELEGGWNPIDRGELKESEDMLSERAIELGVKKYVDLAEGNLEFSIVALATRSEGED, encoded by the exons ATGGCGACCCCGACCACTCCCGGCGTCTTCATCAACGCTGAAGGCAAGAAGACCTTTGTTCCACTCGAGAACAACCCGGAAGTCTTCACCGACTTGATCAAGAGATTGGGTGTTTCTTCTGATATCGGGTTCTACGATGTCTACAGCATCGACGACCCAGGTCTGCTGAGCATGGTGCCTAGACCCGTCCACGCACTGATCTTCATATCCCCGGGCAATGTCTATTGGAGCGTCAGAAAGGTTCACGATGGCTACGATGGTCAAACGAGGACCCTCACGTATGACGCTtctggcgaagacgagcCCGTGATGTGGTTCAGGCAGACCATTG GCAACGCGTGCGGGCTGTATTCCCTCATTCACGCTGTCGGCAATGGCTCGTCCAAGGGTTTCATCACGAAAGACTCGCTCATTGACAGGCTGCTGAAGGAGGCAGTCCCTCTCAAGCGTGTCGATCGTGCCAACGTACTCTACAACTCCAGAGAGCTTGAGGAGGCGCACATGGCTTCAGCTGTCCAAGGAGATTCGAGAGCTCCCCTCGCTGCAGAGCCTCTTGGCCACCATTTCATCACTTTCACCAAGGGAAAGGATGGTCATCTTTACGAG CTCGAGGGTGGCTGGAATCCGATCGATCGTGGTGAGCTCAAGGAGTCGGAGGATATGCTCAGCGAGCGAGCAATCGAACTGGGCGTGAAGAAGTACGTGGATCTGGCGGAGGGCAATCTGGAGTTCTCGATCGTGGCATTGGCGACGCGCTCTGAGGGGGAGGACTAG
- a CDS encoding uncharacterized protein (antiSMASH:Cluster_9), which translates to MPSFFLTSALAATIISSASAQFNPTGKTNVVTYWGQGPNQARLVETCKNSAVDVINIGFVTRFPDQTGTGYPETNFGNACWGDVYQNSTGQDTTLLKTCPFIGPDVIECQKTYGKKIFLSIGGGYPADYFFSSDANARAFADFIWGAWGPVNSSWTGPRPWGNAVVDGFDFDIESVVSPANRLTAGYTACINRLKNILYPQDTSKSYYISGAPQCVLPDAHFTSVVRRAWFDFLWIQFYNTPQCSARAGINNQNGSNKNLDITFTNWTQAESWNKDIKYYIGLPAAPKAAAGDSYYLTPAEVQRTVARFYSNSRFAGLMLWESTFAVTNPVCNKDQLRWAKDILNGQAAGRPAVVTCPTTTTTRTTTTAARTTTTTPRVTTTSVRTTTTSRRSTTTSRRTTTSVRRKRAEPTAFITRTRVVRAAPTPA; encoded by the exons ATGCCTTCGTTCTTTCTCACTTCCGCCCTTGCGGCTACTATcatttcttctgcttctgcgcaATTCAACCCAACTGGCAAAACCAATGTTGTGACCTATTGGGGTCAAGGACCAAATCAAGCGAGACTGGTGGAGACTTGCAAGAACTCAG CCGTCGATGTGATCAACATTGGATTCGTCACTAGATTCCCAGATCAAACAGGCACTGGATATCCGGAGACCAACTTTGGCAACGCGTGCTGGGGAGATGTCTACCAGAACTCGACTGGCCAGGATACTACCCTGCTTAAG ACCTGCCCATTCATTGGTCCAGACGTGATCGAATGCCAGAAGACCTACGGAAAGAAGATCTTCTTGTCCATCGGCGGCGGCTATCCTGCGGACTacttcttcagcagcgaTGCTAACGCCCGAGCCTTTGCCGACTTCATCTGGGGTGCCTGGGGTCCGGTGAACTCAAGCTGGACTGGCCCAAGACCATGGGGCAATGCAGTCGTCGACGGCTTCGACTTTGACATTGAGAGCGTGGTTTCCCCAGCCAACCGCCTGACTGCTGGTTACACTGCTTGCATCAACCGCCTGAAGAACATCCTCTATCCGCAAGATACCTCGAAgagctactatatctctGGTGCACCACAATGCGTTCTGCCGGATGCGCACTTCACCTCGGTCGTTAGACGTGCCTGGTTTGACTTCTTGTGGATTCAATT TTACAACACTCCTCAATGCAGCGCCCGCGCTGGCATCAACAACCAGAATGGCTCGAACAAGAACTTGGATATCACATTCACGAACTGGACGCAAGCCGAGTCCTGGAACAAGGACATCAAGTACTATATCGGTCTACCCGCAGCACCCAAGGCTGCCGCAGGCGACTCGTACTATTTGACTCCTGCGGAAGTGCAGCGTACCGTGGCAAGGTTCTACAGCAATAGCCGTTTCGCGGGCCTGA TGCTCTGGGAAAGTACCTTCGCCGTCACGAACCCGGTCTGCAACAAGGATCAGCTCAGATGGGCAAAGGACATCCTCAATGGCCAGGCAGCCGGTCGACCAGCTGTGGTAACATGCCCAACCACGACCACGACTCGTACGACGACCACTGCTGCACGCACTACAACCACTACGCCGCGCGTGACCACGACGTCCGTTCGCACAACAACGACT AGCCGTCGCTCCACGACAACTTCTAGGCGGACGACCACATCTGTTCGCCGCAAGCGCGCAGAGCCAACCGCTTTTATCACGCGCACCAGAGTCGTGCGTGCAGCTCCAACGCCAGCTTAA
- a CDS encoding uncharacterized protein (CAZy:GT2_Glyco_tranf_2~antiSMASH:Cluster_9): MASQVLPTPPLHLDPLSNVNMTNGAPITTVLITPAEQFNYTLMTLFIFFFVFRYLRTVVSIFTWFSWSAIPVAEKPKYTSQDVTVLIPTTFKTPAELMACIKRILACNPAKVFVITSDDNVHLVKDMCILHNFGQHDVVVLGIEHLNKRKQLLRAIPLVETEITVLADDDVFWPDENYLDYLLAVFEDDKVGGGGTRQRVHRNLRTDWVNMLGISYLERRVWNNCTTNAIDGSISTLSGRTAAYRSCILQSDSFRYKFLNDTWRGRPLNSDDDKFITRFTYGSGWKIVIQPDNRSVLETTVEADFPGYQQQCLRWARAHWRGNFTVMENETYWRSLRMWWGLYAIYVSMWQTPNILCEGLLAGLLYGAVGSPSVAPLFWIALGCWIFFAKNLKMLPHFCRYPQDMVYIPVLMLFSYYHGYLNVKALCTMTTTHWGNKQLSEEEKPRVRPDQIPDLVRNARVWLTKKPKCSID; this comes from the coding sequence ATGGCCAGCCAGGTGCTGCCAACTCCACCCCTCCACCTCGACCCGCTCTCCAATGTCAACATGACGAACGGGGCTCCGATTACCACGGTGCTGATCACCCCAGCTGAACAGTTCAACTACACCTTGATGACTctgttcatcttcttcttcgtctttcgATATCTCCGCACGGTGGTCTCGATCTTCACTTGGTTTTCTTGGTCCGCCATTCCCGTGGCCGAGAAGCCGAAGTACACTTCCCAGGATGTTACGGTCCTGATTCCAACGACTTTCAAGACTCCGGCAGAGCTGATGGCTTGTATCAAGCGTATCCTCGCCTGCAACCCGGCCAAGGTCTTCGTGATCACTTCGGACGACAATGTGCACTTGGTCAAGGACATGTGCATTCTCCACAACTTTGGCCAGCACGATGTGGTTGTCTTGGGTATTGAGCACCTCAACAAGCGCAAGCAGCTTCTCCGTGCTATTCCCCTTGTCGAAACCGAAATCACTGTGctcgccgacgacgacgtctTCTGGCCCGACGAGAACTACCTCGACTATCTGCTTGCCGTCTTCGAAGACGACAAagtcggcggcggcggcactCGTCAGCGGGTACACCGCAACCTCCGCACCGATTGGGTCAACATGCTCGGGATTTCATACCTGGAGCGTCGTGTCTGGAACAACTGCACCACCAACGCCATCGATGGATCGATCTCGACTTTGTCCGGTCGTACGGCCGCATATCGTTCTTGCATTCTCCAGAGCGACTCCTTCCGCTACAAGTTCCTCAACGACACTTGGCGAGGACGTCCACTGAACTCGGACGATGACAAGTTCATTACGAGATTCACCTATGGCAGCGGTTGGAAGATCGTCATTCAGCCAGACAATCGGTCCGTTCTGGAAACCACCGTCGAGGCTGATTTCCCAGGATACCAGCAGCAGTGTCTGCGATGGGCTCGTGCTCACTGGCGTGGCAACTTCACCGTAATGGAAAACGAGACGTACTGGCGCTCGCTGAGAATGTGGTGGGGCCTGTACGCAATCTACGTGAGCATGTGGCAGACACCGAACATTCTGTGCGAAGGCCTCCTCGCAGGTCTCCTGTACGGCGCAGTCGGTAGCCCATCAGTCGCCCCGCTTTTCTGGATCGCCCTCGGTTGCTGGATCTTCTTTGCGAAGAACCTCAAGATGCTTCCTCACTTCTGCCGGTACCCGCAGGACATGGTGTACATTCCGGTACTGATGTTGTTCTCGTATTACCACGGGTACCTCAATGTCAAGGCTTTGTGCACAATGACAACAACACATTGGGGCAACAAACAGTtgtccgaagaagagaagcctCGAGTTCGGCCTGACCAGATCCCAGACTTGGTTCGCAACGCAAGGGTATGGCTGACCAAGAAACCAAAGTGTTCAATTGACTAA
- a CDS encoding uncharacterized protein (SMCOG1288:ABC transporter related protein~antiSMASH:Cluster_9) produces the protein MANTRTAIAALHYLAPIATTAYFLSAKTVATCLLQEPSKRAGTKFRRWPAIVLQSTIVTTIVAEAISTGFHAAKVPGWAASQDYIVYLALLFALHGSLTVGLAENSTPLWHPYLGSWIVAFIFEVPIFVLQVTGDRSSNGYDQLRTVLRIIRGSVLLALSLGAAWFALQDRRQGIRLDNESEALLAEQEAASGAHVNGANGAINGNGVKAKARNSDRPSTTSDGEDEDEEINDDAAFDSDSEDPQADKEIKEQQQKRLRESGSWLRYLSDFKIFFWILLPRHDRIVQACYVIMSLILLAERAIVILVPLYLGYVVEELAAGAGTGIVPWKTIGTWMVLAALQSAAGLPLIKSIVQIPVQQYAFKALSTTAFRHIMHLSMDFHNEKNSGELIRAIEQGTNLQDLIDFFAFDVVPMFFDLILAFWFVSRLFDIYMGLIIMTIGFVYIWVGAKVTSWSIQRRRDYNTAWRTESKVQNEAINNWQTVSHFNRSNYESERYSDTVEKYNLAMWRYWLAYHCGAAAQSAILLTGRLSAVALAAYRVAQGSAPIGNFITLVTYWKSIEWPLANMSYSIRKVSSMIIDSERLLQLLLTKPSVEDKPSAKEIVVTAGGVRFDHVDFFYDKRKQTLKDINFEVKPGQTIAFVGETGGGKSTILKLLYRYYDVNEGAILIDGQDIRDVTLDSLRDAFGMVPQDPSLFNVSIMDNIRYARLDATDEEVKEACRAAAIHDKIESFPDGYKAMVGERGVKLSGGELQRVAIARAILRQPKIVLLDEATSMIDAETEAVIQTAFKRLTAGRTTFIVAHRLSTIQHADLILVIQDGQIVESGTHEELFENKGKYVALWSKQSNRNVKEVEAKLESVKEEQALIDFEQDGKPGSSSSSSSSSSSDSHRENR, from the coding sequence ATGGCGAACACACGGACTGCCATTGCGGCGTTGCATTACCTCGCGCCCATAGCAACGACTGCATACTTTCTCTCGGCAAAGACGGTTGCGACATGTCTCCTCCAAGAACCATCGAAGCGCGCAGGAACGAAATTCCGACGATGGCCTGCGATCGTTCTGCAATCGACCATTGTCACCACAATAGTGGCAGAAGCCATATCAACCGGCTTTCACGCTGCCAAAGTACCAGGCTGGGCAGCTTCGCAAGATTACATTGTCTATCTGGCATTGCTATTCGCACTGCATGGATCGTTAACGGTGGGCCTTGCCGAGAACTCGACACCACTGTGGCATCCTTATCTTGGTTCCTGGATCGTGGCCTTCATCTTCGAAGTACCGATTTTCGTTCTACAAGTGACTGGTGATCGATCGTCAAACGGCTACGATCAGTTGCGCACAGTCCTGCGTATCATTCGAGGCTCTGTGCTTCTTGCACTCTCGCTTGGCGCGGCATGGTTCGCGCTACAGGACCGCAGACAAGGCATACGTTTGGACAACGAGAGCGAAGCGCTTCTTGCTGAGCAGGAAGCTGCCAGTGGTGCGCATGTAAACGGCGCAAATGGTGCCATCAATGGCAACGGTGTGAAAGCGAAGGCGCGCAACTCGGATAGACCATCCACTACGtccgatggcgaggatgaagatgaggagatcAACGACGATGCCGCATTCGACTCCGACTCTGAGGATCCACAGGCAGATAAAGAAATCAAGGAGCAACAGCAAAAGCGACTCAGAGAGTCGGGCAGCTGGCTTCGTTACTTGAGCGATTTCAAAATCTTCTTCTGGATTCTCCTCCCGCGCCACGACCGAATTGTCCAGGCTTGCTATGTCATTATGTCTTTAATCTTACTAGCAGAGCGAGCGATCGTGATACTGGTCCCACTATACCTGGGTTACGTTGTGGAAGAGCTGGCAGCAGGTGCGGGCACTGGCATCGTCCCGTGGAAGACAATCGGCACGTGGATGGTACTGGCTGCTCTGCAATCTGCCGCGGGCCTGCCGTTGATCAAATCAATCGTGCAAATACCAGTGCAACAATATGCCTTCAAGGCGCTCTCGACAACTGCTTTTCGACACATCATGCACCTATCGATGGACTTTCACAACGAGAAGAACTCTGGAGAACTCATTCGTGCCATTGAGCAAGGTACAAACCTTCAGGATCTGATCGATTTCTTCGCGTTCGACGTAGTTCCCATGTTCTTCGACCTTATCTTGGCCTTCTGGTTCGTAAGCCGTCTCTTCGACATCTACATGGGCTTGATCATCATGACGATCGGATTCGTGTACATCTGGGTAGGAGCGAAGGTCACAAGCTGGAGTATACAGCGCAGACGAGACTACAACACAGCGTGGCGAACCGAGAGCAAAGTCCAGAACGAGGCCATTAACAATTGGCAGACTGTGTCCCATTTCAACAGGAGTAACTACGAGTCGGAACGATACAGCGATACCGTTGAGAAGTACAACCTGGCCATGTGGCGATATTGGCTTGCGTATCATTGCGGAGCCGCTGCGCAGTCGGCTATCCTACTTACAGGTCGCTTGAGTGCTGTAGCACTTGCTGCATATCGAGTAGCACAGGGATCTGCGCCGATCGGTAATTTCATCACGCTGGTGACTTACTGGAAATCGATCGAATGGCCGCTGGCGAACATGTCCTATTCCATCCGCAAGGTGTCGTCAATGATCATCGACTCGGAGCGCCTCTTGCAACTTCTGCTGACCAAGCCCTCCGTTGAAGACAAGCCGAGCGCGAAAGAGATTGTGGTCACTGCCGGCGGAGTTCGCTTCGATCATGTGGACTTCTTTTACGACAAGAGGAAGCAGACTTTGAAAGATATCAACTTCGAGGTCAAGCCTGGCCAGACGATTGCATTCGTTGGTGAGACTGGGGGCGGCAAGTCCACTATCTTGAAGCTTCTCTATCGATATTACGATGTCAACGAAGGCGCTATCCTGATCGACGGGCAAGACATCCGGGATGTGACGCTCGACAGCTTGCGAGATGCATTCGGCATGGTGCCACAGGACCCTTCACTTTTCAATGTTTCCATCATGGACAATATCCGATACGCTCGACTTGACGCTACTGACGAGGAAGTGAAAGAAGCATGCAGAGCTGCTGCGATACATGACAAGATTGAGAGCTTCCCCGATGGCTATAAGGCTATGGTAGGAGAACGAGGCGTCAAGCTCTCCGGCGGCGAACTCCAGCGGGTGGCAATTGCTCGTGCTATTCTTCGCCAGCCCAAGATCGTGCTGCTAGATGAGGCTACAAGCATGATCGATGCAGAGACCGAGGCCGTGATTCAAACCGCTTTCAAGCGTCTCACAGCTGGTCGCACTACTTTCATCGTCGCGCATCGATTATCGACAATTCAGCATGCGGACTTGATCCTGGTCATTCAAGATGGGCAGATTGTGGAATCAGGAACGCATGAGGAGCTTTTTGAAAACAAGGGGAAATACGTCGCTTTGTGGTCGAAGCAAAGCAACAGAAACGTCAAGGAAGTGGAAGCTAAATTGGAGAGTGTCAAAGAGGAACAGGCTCTGATCGACTTTGAACAAGATGGCAAACccggaagcagcagcagtagcagcagtTCCAGTTCAAGCGACAGTCATCGAGAGAACAGATAG
- a CDS encoding uncharacterized protein (antiSMASH:Cluster_9), producing MGESNPGAGHESDPVPVAWLKRDVLLFAASIGAKADELQYLYELHPNFAVFPTYPIILPFKHTSQEVVDFYAAQLASRPDIPGVPKLDSTRVLDGERKMIFYKPLPPTSEGRKFEARNKVLGVYDKGKPGTVMETQVDIVDKESGEVYTRVIGSAFFVGQGGWGGPKGASAKSYPVPKDKSPDAVFENPTNEETAALYRLNGDYNPLHIDPTPGKKMGFGGVIIHGLYSWNVSAHALVKLIGGGDPNSIKEYGARFASPVKPGDTTVTEIWRTGTKDSEGWEEIRFQVKVKETGKVCLSNGRALMKPKSGGSKL from the exons ATGGGCGAGTCAAACCCAGGAGCAGGCCACGAAAGTGACCCAGTACCAGTAGCATGGCTGAAGCGTGACGTGCTGCTCTTCGCAGCAAGCATTGGAGCCAAAGCCGATGAACTTCAGTATCTCTAC GAACTCCACCCCAACTTCGCCGTCTTCCCAACCTACCCCATCATCCTCCCCTTCAAACACACCAGCCAAGAAGTCGTAGACTTCTACGCCGCCCAACTCGCTTCCCGCCCCGACATCCCCGGCGTGCCCAAACTCGACAGCACCCGTGTCCTCGATGGCGAGCGGAAAATGATCTTTTACAAGCCTCTGCCACCTACGTCCGAAGGCCGGAAATTCGAAGCGAGGAATAAGGTGCTGGGTGTGTATGATAAGGGTAAACCGGGGACGGTGATGGAAACTCAGGTCGATATTGTGGATAAGGAGAGTGGGGAGGTTTATACGAGGGTTATTGGGAGTGCGTTTTTTGTTGGACAGGGTGGATGGGGAGGGCCGAAGGGTGCTTCGGCGAAGTCTTATCCTGTGCCGAAGGATAAGAGCCCCGATGCGGTTTTTGAGAATCCGACGAATGAGGAGACGGCGGCGTTGTATAGGTTGAATGGAG ATTATAACCCATTGCACATTGATCCTACTCCGGGAAAGAAGATGGGTTTCGGGGGTGTTATCATTCATGGACTCTACTCTTGGAATGTGAGCGCACATGCTCTTGTCAAGTTGATTGGTGGTGGAGACCCGAATAGTATCAAGGAGTATGGTGCGAGATTCGCTTCGCCTGTTAAGCCTGGTGATACTACTGTTACTGAGATCTGGAGGACTGGCACCAAGGACTCCGAGGGATGGGAGGAGATCAGATTCCAGGTCAAGGTCAAGGAGACTGGAAAGGTGTGTCTGAGCAATGGACGGGCATTGATGAAGCCAAAGAGTGGAGGAAGCAAGTTGTAG
- a CDS encoding uncharacterized protein (SMCOG1030:serine/threonine protein kinase~antiSMASH:Cluster_9) yields MSHDAFGQHTAADLLRQSLMHGKTNMAEDDHHDQIGSGASTPPNGTATPRPDAHQDKRFPQLVNSYFAQVRDSLTRPKPSSEAPSLAQEVESEKAQSMDQKQLAQQEQQEQSAAVAALNHALAGGTQAPPNAAQTQLPTAPSSPRSGNSSQWESPPLLPHEKKHGHPIEEKHSSLPTPPLSNSSSVLQMADVLASSGGVDPLTPLDRQASRGEQKRSLSGLPSRLRRSTLSTALNSIVTLTDTPAAHISNPTSDAAAAPDTLSDTRSTTPPQSPKVQEKGKQVLTQGEHQNTPPQTPRSGSLASRSNKDDVAIASKAAKSSRSSSSNSQGAVIGSLRGQLEVCIEEGRGLRPSTDPYVVCIFQLNEDISGGPKEDEMAVDDEKPQDENLAKGVAMKRMGSGQGAPMAIPGLKSRQTSQTNIADLRRGSHNKHQETTDPVWRHKATFDVVGDNNEIDISVYDRANNESFIGHVRLPLDLNDYEHQHEDWFKLQPREGLTEAVSGELHIKIAFHAAGKKTFGPDDFEILKLIGKGTFGQVFQVRKRDTKRIYAMKVLSKKVIVQKKEIQHTIGERNILVRTATTESPFIVGLKFSFQTAADLYLVTDYMSGGELFWHLQKEGRFVEERAKFYIAELILALRHLHQHDIVYRDLKPENILLDANGHIALCDFGLSKANLAKNDTTNTFCGTTEYLAPEVLLDEQGYTKMVDFWSLGVLVFEMCCGWSPFYAEDTQQMYKNIAFGKVRFPRDALSAEGRSFVKGLLNRNPAHRLGAKGDAEELMAHPFFNDIDWVALGKKSIAPPFKPKLKGELDTSNFDPEFTNALTSGDQNSLNARAAALASGIGDESTPLSPTMQNQFKGFTFVDESTLEQQYADRDVEGADNNLSRTFSNRAGDRMSGLEPTSAKTENADADFNHGMLDDI; encoded by the exons ATGTCCCACGACGCCTTTGGCCAGCACACTGCAGCGGATCTGCTGCGCCAGTCCCTTATGCATGG CAAAACGAACATGGCCGAAGACGATCATCACGACCAGATAGGCAGCGGCGCCTCGACACCGCCCAACGGCACAGCGACGCCGCGCCCTGATGCGCACCAGGATAAGCGATTCCCGCAACTAGTCAACAGTTACTTCGCTCAGGTTCGTGATTCTCTTACACGCCCAAAACCTTCCTCCGAAGCCCCATCACTTGCACAAGAGGTAGAAAGTGAGAAGGCACAATCGATGGACCAAAAGCAGCTAGCCCAGCAAGAGCAACAGGAGCAGAgtgctgctgtcgccgctCTGAACCACGCGCTCGCCGGTGGCACCCAAGCTCCTCCCAACGCGGCTCAGACACAGCTCCCCACTGCGCCCAGCTCGCCACGCAGCGGCAACAGCTCGCAGTGGGAGTCGCCGCCTCTGTTGCCACATGAGAAGAAGCACGGCCACCCTATAGAGGAGAAACATTCCTCACTTCCTACACCACCCCTCTCCAACTCATCGTCGGTGCTGCAAATGGCCGACGTGCTGGCCAGCTCGGGCGGCGTAGATCCCTTGACTCCTCTCGACCGGCAAGCCTCACGGGGCGAGCAGAAGAGAAGTCTGAGCGGATTGCCGTCACGATTGCGCCGCAGCACGCTGTCCACTGCCCTCAACAGCATTGTCACTTTGACAGACACTCCTGCTGCACATATCTCCAACCCCACGTCTGATGCAGCGGCTGCTCCAGACACGTTATCTGATACGCGTTCCACCACTCCACCTCAATCGCCTAAAGTGCAAGAAAAGGGAAAGCAGGTGCTAACGCAGGGCGAACATCAGAATACTCCACCTCAGACTCCACGATCGGGTTCACTCGCCAGCAGGTCGAACAAAGATGATGTAGCGATTGCGTCGAAAGCCGCCAAATCGAGCCGATCGAGTTCCAGCAATTCTCAGGGTGCAGTCATCGGTTCGCTTCGAGGTCAATTGGAGGTCTGCATCGAAGAGGGCAGAGGATTGCGGCCATCAACAGACCCTTATGTGGTTTGCATCTTCCAGCTCAATGAGGACATCTCGGGTGGTCCGAAAGAGGATGAGATGGCggtggatgatgagaagccACAGGACGAGAACCTCGCAAAAGGCGTTGCAATGAAGAGAATGGGCAGCGGACAAGGCGCACCAATGGCAATCCCTGGCTTGAAGAGCAGACAGACAAGTCAGACCAACATTGCAGATCTGCGACGAGGTTCGCATAACAAGCACCAAGAGACGACAGATCCAGTGTGGAGGCATAAAGCTACATTCGATGTCGTGGGCGACAACAACGAGATCGACATCTCGGTGTACGATCGAGCGAACAACGAGTCGTTCATTGGACATGTGCGGTTGCCGCTAGACCTGAACGACTACGAGCATCAGCACGAGGACTGGTTCAAGCTGCAGCCGAGGGAGGGTCTGACAGAAGCGGTATCTGGAGAGCTCCACATCAAGATCGCCTTCCATGCCGCGGGCAAGAAGACATTCGGGCCCGATGACTTTGAGATCCTGAAGCTGATCGGCAAGGGCACATTTGGCCAAGTCTTCCAAGTGCGAAAGCGAGATACAAAGCGCATCTACGCAATGAAGGTGCTCTCGAAGAAGGTTATTgtgcagaagaaggaaattcAGCACACGATCGGCGAGCGCAACATTCTGGTGCGAACTGCAACAACAGAATCGCCGTTTATCGTCGGGCTCAAATTCTCGTTTCAGACTGCGGCAGATCTATACCTTGTCACCGACTACATGTCAGGTGGTGAGCTGTTCTGGCACTTGCAAAAGGAGGGACGCTTCGTGGAAGAGCGAGCCAAGTTTTATATTGCAGAGCTTATTCTTGCACTTCGACACTTGCATCAACACGATATTGTGTATCGTGACCTGAAGCCGGAGAACATCTTGCTCGATGCAAATGGGCATATCGCACTGTGCGACTTCGGTCTCTCCAAGGCCAACCTTGCGAAGAACGATACTACCAACACCTTCTGTGGTACTACAGAATACCTGGCACCAGAAGTTCTACTTGACGAGCAAGGATATACCAAAATGGTCGATTTCTGGTCCCTTGGTGTTTTGGTGTTCGAGATGTGCTGTGGCTGGTCACCATTCTACGCCGAGGATACGCAACAGATGTACAAGAACATTGCGTTCGGCAAGGTCCGCTTCCCGCGAGACGCGCTCTCCGCGGAAGGGCGCAGCTTCGTCAAGGGGTTGCTGAATCGAAATCCGGCACATCGCTTGGGTGCAAAGGGCGATGCCGAGGAGCTCATGGCACACCCCTTCTTCAACGACATTGACTGGGTTGCGCTTgggaagaagtcgatcgcACCTCCGTTCAAGCCCAAGCTGAAGGGTGAGCTGGACACCAGCAATTTCGACCCAGAGTTCACGAATGCTTTGACTTCAGGCGACCAGAATTCACTGAACGCCAGAGCTGCAGCCCTTGCCAGCGGTATCGGCGATGAGAGCACCCCACTCAGCCCAACAATGCAGAATCAGTTCAAGGGCTTCACCTTTGTGGATGAGAGCACCCTGGAACAGCAATATGCCGACCGTGATGTGGAGGGCGCCGATAACAACCTGAGTCGCACTTTCAGCAACCGCGCCGGTGATAGGATGAGCGGCCTCGAGCCCACGAGTGCGAAGACAGAGAATGCCGATGCTGACTTCAACCACGGCATGCTCGACGACATTTGA